The genomic region ACCCAGCGCGTCTTGATGCCGGCGAGCTCGGCTGCCTCCGGATTGCCGCCGATCGCGAAGACATAGCGGCCGAAGCGCAGGCGCGTGGCGATGAAGGTCATGACGATGCCGATGACGATGGCGATCAGCACCGGAATGGCGATGCCGTGAGCGATGAAGAGGCCGCCTTCGGGCCAGGTGATGCCGTTGGCTTCGGCATATTTGCGGGCGATGTTGGTCGGCCAGGGGTAGCTGTTGACGACCGCCACGGCGCCGAGAACGAGGGCGCAGCCAATTCCCGACAGGAAATACTCCGCCCAGACCGGGCGGCGTGGGAAGCCGAAGCGCTTGCGCTGCTTGCGGGCATTGATGATGCTGGCGACGATCGCGAGACAGGCAAGGAAGCCGACGATCCAGCTTGCCGTTGCGCCGATCGAGCCTTCGGTACCGCCGCCCATCAGGCGGAAGGTGGCGTCCATCGGCGCGACCGTGCGGCCGCTCGTCACGAACCAGGTGGCGCCGCGCCAGACGAGCAGCCCGCCAAGCGTGACGATGAAGGACGGCACGTTGAGGAAAGCGATGATCATGCCGTGGAGCGCGCCAATCGCCGCTCCAAGGGAAAGGCCGGCAAGCAGTGTGATGATCCAGGTGGCGGGATGGTTGAAGCCGAGGACCTGCGGCAGCAGTTCGGCCTGCAGCACGCCCATGATCATGCCGACGAAGCCGAGGATGGAGCCGACCGACAGGTCGATGTTGCGCGTGACGATGACAAGAACCATGCCGGTCGCCATCACGGCGACAGAAGCGGTCTGCACCGAAAGGTTCCAGAGGTTTCGCGGCGTGAGGAACAGGCCGTTGGACAGGAAGTCGAATCCGATCCAGATGATCAGCATTGCGCCGACCATGCCGAGCAGGCGCGTGTCGATTTCGGTGGCGCGGAAGAAGCGCTTCACCGGATTTTCAGCCGCGCTGCGCGCGCGATTAAAATGTGCGGTATTTGTCGTGTCGGCCATGGCCGCCGTCCCCCACTGTTTCCATTTGCTCATGCGGTTTGTTTTCGCGCCGCGTTGCCGCGATCTTATCACCCGCATGCGGAGAGTCCCGACTTCAAGCAAACGCCGCAACGGGTCGCGTTGCGGCGTCTTGAGGTCAATTCAAATGCCGAGCCGTCAGTTGCACGCGGCGGTGGTGCCGGCAGCAACGCCCTGGCAGGCTGCGTCCTTGGAAATCCAGCCCGCGTCGATGACGACGTTCAGATTATCCTTGGTGATGGCAAGCGGTGCCAGGAAGACCGACTTCATGGCAACACCCTTCGGTCCGCCGTTGAAGGTTTGAACGCCCTCGATCTCGTCCATCGTCTTGCCGGCGGCGAGCGCGGAAGCGATTTCAGCGGCCTTCTTGCCGAGCTCGCGCGCGTCCTTCCAGACGGAAACGGTCTGGGTGCCGAGCGCGACGCGGTTGAGCGCCGCAAAGTCGCCGTCCTGTCCGGATACCGGAACGGAGCCGGCGAGGCCCTGTGCCGAAAGCGCGGCAATCGCGCCGCCGGCCGTGCCGTCGTTCGAAGCGACGACCGCGTCGACCTTGTTGTCGTTGGCGGTCAGGAACTGCTCCATATTCTTCTGAGCATTTTCCGGCTTCCAGCCATCGGTGTAGGCCTCGCCGACATTCTTGACCTTGCCGCCGTCAACCGCTTCCTTCAGCACTTCCATCTGGCCGGCAAAGAGGAAGTCGGCATTCGGGTCGGACGAGGAGCCCTTGATGAAGACGAAGTTGCCTTCCGGCTTCGCCTTGAAGACTTCCCGGGCCTGCATGCGGCCCACTTCCTTGTTGTCGAAGGTGATGTAGAAGGCGGCCGGATTCTCGATCAGGCGGTCGTAGCCGACCACCGGAATGCCCTCTGCGGTGGCCTTTTCGATCGCCGGGGCGATCGCGTCGGAATCCTGGGCGAGCACGATCAAGGCGTTTGCGCCCTGCGCGATCAGCGATTCGATGTCGGTCAGCTGCTTGGCGGCGGAAGACTGGGCATCGGCTGAGATATACTTGTCGCCGGAAGCTTCAAGCGCGGCCTTGATGGCAGCCTCGTCGGTCTTCCAACGCTCTTCCTGGAAGTTCGACCAGGAAACGCCGACGACAAGATCCTTGGCGATCGCCGCCGAATGCATGGACGCGATGATGGCAGCCCCCGCCATCAACTTCAAAACGGATTTCATTTCATCCTCCCAAGTGGTTGCGCCGTGCGCACGAACCTCCCGCACGCCTCCTCGGCCAACCGTGAAGTGCTGTCGCAAACCCGCCGCAACCAGTGCGGACTTTTTTCTCGACAGTCGAGAAAATAAATGTCAGAGTTTTAGCAAGCTGTCAACAAGGCTCGGTGCAGCGGCATGCGCCTTATCCGAGAAGCGCGAAAAGTCGCTGTAGCACTTTGAAATGCTGTATCTTTTTGTCCTTAGGCCGGCTGCGATCGAAGGAAATGTGCACGGCGCCTTGTCTTGCCGTTCAACAGATGCTTTGGAGGAGGCATGGGGCTGAAGGATCCGCCATCGACAGGGACGCGTAATGCTGACGAAGTCCAGCACTGAGCTTGTACGTCAGCAGAACAGCACGCTTGTCCTTGCGGCGCTCCGCCGGAAAGGTTCCTTGTCCCACACGGAAATCGCGTCGGAGACCGATCTCGCCTCGGCTACCGTCTCCGCCATCACCGCGGAACTCGAACGCGCCGGAATCATCGCCAGAAGCGAGCAGCATGTTCAGGGCGGCCGTGGCCGGCCGCGTGTGCTTTTCATGCCAAAGCGCGACTGCGGCCATGTGATCGTCGTGCGCATCTCGTCCGATATCGTGCAGTACTCGCTCGTCGATTACGGCGGCACGCTGCTCGACCGGTTCGAGGAGTCCAGAAATCACGACCTGAAAGGTACCGCCGCTTTCGGGCGGATATTCGCCGCCGCGCTTGAACGGTTGCTTCAGCGCTCCCGCATCACGAAGGAAGAGGTGCTCGCCATCTCGATCAGCAGCAAGGGCCTTGTTGCCGCTGATGCAGCGCGGCTGATCTGGTCGCCGGTTTTCGGCCGTGAGGAACTCGATTTCGAAGAGCTGCTGCGTCCGGACTGGCGGGCCAAGATCATGCTCAGCAACGAGACGCTGCTGGTTGCCCAGGCGCTTGCCGTCCGCCCCCAGAAGGGGAGAGAAGACTTCAAGGCGCTTGCAGCCATATCGCTCGGACACAGCATCGGTCTCGGCCTTGCGCGGAAAGGGCGTCTCGGAGACCTCGATGTTTCGGCGCCGAATTTCGGGCACATGCTGCACGCGAGTTCCGCCGGGCTTTGCCGGTGCGGCAGCCATGGCTGCATCGAGGCGGCCGCGGGTTTCTATGGAATCCTGCGCACGGCGTTCGAGGTGCCTTCCGACACGATCCCCGCGAAGTTCGTGCCGCTATCGGAGATGGACAAGATCGCGGCCAGCGCGCGCCAGGGGCACCGCATGGCCGGCTATGCATTCCGCCAGGCCGGCATCGCGCTCGGCAATGGCATTTCCCGCCTGCTCAGCCTCTACGAGCCGATGGCGATCTTCGTCACCGGGCCGGGGACACGTTACTTCGACCTCCTCCATAAAGGGATGGAGGAGGGGCTTGCCCAGTCCCTGCAGGTGCGCCTGCAAGGACCGCCGGAGATCGCGGTGGCGGCCGACGAGCAACAGCTCGTTTTCGATGGCCATCTCAATCGCGCACTGAGCGCGATCGACGCCGACATTGCCGGCGGGCATGGTTAAGTTCAAACATACGGTCAGCAGTCCGCGCCGCTCGGTCGAAATTTTGGAGGCGAGTCTTCGCGCTTTTGCAATTTACGGTTATTTAGCGACTCATTGCAAAGCTGTCCCCTGACGCGGGGGCAGCCATGTTTTCAGTGATTGCATGCATACGCAATGATCATGACTGGCGACTGATCGCCGTTGCGGCGATCGTTTGTCTTGCCGGCAGCGTCGCCACGATGCTGCTCCTCATGCGCGCGCAGCGCAGCGCGGGCAGCCAGCGACGCCACTGGACCATCGCCTGCGCCTTTGCGTCCGGCGTCGGTATCTGGTCGACACACTTCATCGCGATGCTTGCCTACGATGGCGGCATACCGATCGCGTATGATATCCGAGGCACGACCCTCTCGGTGCTGGTGGCGATCTCGGCGTCCTGGATTGCATTTACCGTGGCCCTGGCCGGGACCTTCCGTTACGCCTTTGCCGTCGGCGGTTTGCTGCTCGGCCTCGGCATCGCAGCGATGCATTTTACCGGCATGCGCGCGGTGGAAACGCAAGGCCAGGTTACGTTCGATTTTGCATCAACCGTGACCGCCGTCATCGTCGGCGCGCTGATCGCGGGCGTGGCGCTTCATATGTTCCGGACGCTGCGCGGCGTTCGCCGGCTGGTCGTGTCCACGGTCCTGCTCGTGTTTGCGATTTGCGCGATGCACTTCAAGTCGATGAGCGGTGTGAGCCTTGTGCCGGATCCGAGCGTTGCCGCCGCCGATGCATTCGATCCCGCCTGGCTTGCCGGCGGTGTGATCGCCGCATCGACGACACTCATCCTCATGGCTTTCGGCGCGCTCTTTCTCGACCGCCACCTCACCGATCTTCGCGGGCTCGTCAACGCGTCGCTCGAAGGCATGATGATCGTCCGCGGCGATGAAATCGTCGACGTGAATGAGCGTTTCGCCGACCTTTGCGGCCGGACCTCAACCGAACTGGCAAAGAGAAACCTCACGGAGTTGTTCGTGCAGGATCGAGAGCGGCCGGCGGAGCGTCGGGCGTTCGGCGGATCATGCGAACTCGAATTGCTTCACGCGGACGGGAGGCGAATTCCCGTCGAATACGTGTGCCGCACGATCGAATACCGGGGCCGGGAGTGCGACGTGATTTTCGTGCGCGATCTCAGTCAGCGCAAGGAGGCGGAACGCACGATCGAGCACCTTGCGCATCATGATGCGCTGACGGACCTTTCGAACCGCAGTTCGTTCGACCGCCGCATGGCGCAGGCGATCGCCGTGGCTCGCGCGAGGGACGAACCGCTCGCCGTCCTCTGTCTCGACCTCGACCGCTTCAAGGCCGTCAATGATATTTTCGGTCACTGCGAAGGTGATCGCATCTTGCGCAAGGTGTCCGACATCCTGCGTAAAGCATGCGGGGAAGGCGATACGATCGCGCGGCTCGGCGGCGACGAATTCGCGATCATCCAGCCTTCCGCCGGGCAGCCCGAGGCAGCGCGGCAATTGTCGGAGCGCATTCTCAGGCTTTTCGCGGAGGAAATGGACACGAGCCGTGATCCGATGGCTGTCGGGGTCAGTATCGGGGTGGCGATCTATCCGGCCGACGGGATGACGGCGGACCGACTTTGCAACAACGCCGATACGGCGCTCTACCGGGCAAAGCGGAGCGGTAAGGGAGTTGCCTGCTTCTTCGACGCCGAGATGGATACAGCGGTGCGCACGCGCCGGCAGATGGAAAATGACCTTCGGCATGCGGTTGTCAGGCGCCAGCTTTTCCTCGAATACCAGCCGCTCGTCGACGTTCGTGACGACAGGGTCGTCGGCTACGAGGCACTGTTGCGCTGGCGGCACCCCGATCGCGGCCTCGTCAGTCCCGGTGTCTTCATTCCAATTGCCGAGGAAAGCGGCTCGATCATCCAGATCGGCGAGTGGGTGCTCGAGCAGGCGTGCCTTGAAGCGGTCCGGTGGAACGAGCCGCTGGCGATTTCAGTCAATATATCCCCGGTGCAGTTTCTGCTTCCCAACCTCTTTGACCAGATCGAAGGGATTCTGAGGCGCACCGGTCTCGAGCCGCGCCGGCTGGAGTTGGAGATCACCGAAGCAGCCCTGATACACAATAGAGACGACGTGCTGGCGACGCTCGTCCGGCTGCGGCTGCTCGGCGTGCGCATCGTCATGGACGATTTCGGGACGGGGCATTCCTCGCTCAGCAATCTCCAGACCTTCCCGTTCGACAAGCTGAAGATCGATTGCAGCTTCACGGCGGCTCTCGACAAGGATCCTGCGGCGCATGCCATTATCCGCGCGATCATCGCGCTTGGCCAAAGCCTCAATCTGCCGGTGGTGACCGAAGGCGTCGAAACAGAGCGACAGAAGCAGATCATCGTCGACGAGGGATGCCGGCAGATTCAGGGCTTCCTCTCCGGCCGCCCGGGGCGCGCACCGAGTTCCAGCCACTCGGCGCAGGACCGGCCGAAAAGGATCGAGGCGTGATTTTTACCGACTGAAAAAGATCAAGGCCGGGCACTAACAGTGGCCCGGCCCTGTCCGTTTTGTCGAAAATGCTGGCGTCAGGCGACGCTGACCTGCCGCTTCTCGGCAACCGACTTCACGGCCGCGTCTGCCAGCGCCAGCGCTGCGAGGCCATCCTTGCCGGAGGGCGTGATTTCCGCGCCTTTTTCGATCGCGGCGATGAAGCTCTCGATCTCGTTTGCGTAAGCCTCGGTATAGCGCGTCATGAAGAAGTCGTGCAGCGGCGGACGGGTGTAGCCTTCGCCGGTGGCGATTTCGATCGATACGGGGCGCTGGTTTTCCGCCGAGACGACACCCTTCGATCCGTGAACCTCGATCCGCTGATCGTAGCCATAGGTGGCGCGGCGCGAATTCGAGATGATTGCCTGCTTGCCGGAGGCCGTCTGCAGGATGACCGAAACGCTGTCGTAGTCGCCGGCCTCGCCGATCGCCTTGTCGACGAGCACGGCGGCAGTGGCGGTCACGGTAACGGGCTCTTCCCCGAGCAGGAAGCGCGCCATGTCGAAGTCGTGGATCGTCATGTCGCGGAAGATGCCGCCCGAGCGCTTGATGTAATCGACCGGCGGTGCACCCGGATCGCGCGACGTGATCGTCACCATCTCGACATCGCCGATGCGGCCGTCGTCGATCGCCTTGCGCACCGCCATGAAATGCGGATCGAAGCGGCGGTTGAAACCGACCATCAGCTTTGCCTTGGTGTCAGACACGACCTTGAGGCAGGCCCTTACGCGCTCGACATCGAGATCGATCGGCTTTTCGCAGAAGATCGCCTTGCCGGCGCGGGCGAAGCGCTCGATCAGGTCGGCGTGGGTGTCGGTCGGCGTGCAGATGACGACGGCATCGATATCGGCAGCGCTTTCGATTTCTTCGATCGTGCGCACTTCGCAGCCATAGGCCTTGGCGATGGCGTCCGCCGCGGCCGGGAAGGCGTCGGCAACCGCGACGAGGACGGCCTCGGGATTGCCGCTGACGGCTTTCGCGTGAACCTTGCCGATGCGCCCGGCGCCCAGAAGACCAAATCTCACTGTCATGTTCGTCTCTCTCGAAATCCGGTCGCAACCGGAAGGGGGCGCGATGATTGACGCTCATCGCGCAAAAGCGTCGCGGACCACGTTGCCCGCGCATACGAAGGAACTGCCGGCAGTTATGTCCCCGCGCACCGCGGCGACGTGTGTCTCTCCCTTGCCTCCATTCCGACACCGTCTCTCCTTCGCGACAATTTCGCGAGAGGCCACCGACGGAATGAAAACGCTAGTTTGTTCTATTTCGGAATTTTTATTCCATCTATGCTGAAGGCGTCAAGCGTCTGTTTGTGGTGGCGCACTTGCAGACGCAGCCAGTTTACCCCTAGAAGGAAGGCCGATTAACAACAGGCCGAGAGACAGGATGCTCAAATTCATCGATCCGGATCACCCTTTCTACAGACCGTTGTGGGTCCGCCTGTTGATCGTCGCTTTCTGCGCCGCCTGGACGGCGGTCGAGTTCAGCACCGGGCAGATCACTTGGGGCATGATCTTTCTGGCCGTGACCGCCTATGCAGGCTGTGCGCTGCTGATCTTTTTCAAGCCGAAGCAATCGGCCGATGACAAGACCGACGCGGGCGACGCCTCGAAGTGAGGGTCATGTCGACCGGTTGTGGCGCGGCAGCCTTCGCGACGCTTCGTCTATGAGCATGTTGGCGAGCTTCATCCGGATGGTGGCGTTGGCCCTGAATTCGGCGGCTAACTTGTCCGGATGGTTGGCGGCGGCGAACCGCCGTCGTTTGGCAGCAAGCGTGACCGCGGTTTCCTGCTTCTCAAGCGCAAGCTCGGCCGCAATCTCGGCAAGACTGATGCGCTTCAGATAATCGGGCATCACCGGCGGCTGCGTGCTCTCGGCCGGTGCAAGGTCGCGATAGGCTCGTTGCACCGCATCGAATGCAGTTATGGCCGGCGACGTATCGGCGATGAAGCCTTGCGGGAAACCGGCCATCTCATGCCGGAATGCCTGCCCGCCTGCGTCCTCGTTGGACGCCTCGTCCTCCTGCTCTGCCTTCAATCGTTCGAGCACTGACTGAAACACCGACATGCCGAACATGATTTTGCCTTCTCGTATTTGTTTTGGCACTGCTTTAGCGCGACCGACGAAGCAAGATTCTTCGGCCATCCTGGCCTGTGAGGGTTATGCGGACCTGATCACGCTCTGCTTTGCTTCAGGATCAGGTCGTAGAGCAGCTTTGCGCTCGGCGGCAGGGCACGGCCTTCGGCGGTGATGAGGCCGTAGGGCTTGATGCGTATCGGGAATTGCGTCGGCAGTACGCGAATATCGCCGGCGGGCGTCCCGTTGCCGGCGACAAGGTTTGCGACGTCGAGAGCGACTGGCGCAATTGCATTGGTGTTTCGAACGATCGACAGCGTCAGGATGATCGAGGACGTGTTGATAACGGTTGCCGGCAGCCGGACGCCGGCGGAGACGAAGCTGTCCTCGACCGCACGGCGCAACAGCGTGCCCGGCGGCTGAAACACCCAGTCGTAACCCGGCAGGTCCTCGGCATTGACAAGTGGCTTGTCGAGTAGGGGATGGCCTTCGCGAACGATGAGGCAGACTTCCTCGAAACCGATCTCCACCATATTGAAGAGACGAGGGTTGAGATCGTCGGGAATACGGCCGACGACGAAGTCGTGGCGCGCCGCCAGGAGTTCGCGCGTCAGCACATTGCTGTTGTCGATCTGCACGTTGATCTCGATGCCGGGATAGGCGGTCGAAACCTGGCGGATGGCCGGTACGGCGAGATTGAGGGCGGGGCCGGTCACCGAGCCCAGCGATACCGAACCGCCGCTGCCGGTCTTCAATTCATTGATTTCGCGGGCGGCCTCTCGCAGTTCGAGAAAGATCGTGCGGGCACGTCGCGCAAGTGCTTCGCCGTAACGCGTCAATTCG from Sinorhizobium garamanticum harbors:
- the xylF gene encoding D-xylose ABC transporter substrate-binding protein is translated as MKSVLKLMAGAAIIASMHSAAIAKDLVVGVSWSNFQEERWKTDEAAIKAALEASGDKYISADAQSSAAKQLTDIESLIAQGANALIVLAQDSDAIAPAIEKATAEGIPVVGYDRLIENPAAFYITFDNKEVGRMQAREVFKAKPEGNFVFIKGSSSDPNADFLFAGQMEVLKEAVDGGKVKNVGEAYTDGWKPENAQKNMEQFLTANDNKVDAVVASNDGTAGGAIAALSAQGLAGSVPVSGQDGDFAALNRVALGTQTVSVWKDARELGKKAAEIASALAAGKTMDEIEGVQTFNGGPKGVAMKSVFLAPLAITKDNLNVVIDAGWISKDAACQGVAAGTTAACN
- a CDS encoding sugar ABC transporter permease, with amino-acid sequence MADTTNTAHFNRARSAAENPVKRFFRATEIDTRLLGMVGAMLIIWIGFDFLSNGLFLTPRNLWNLSVQTASVAVMATGMVLVIVTRNIDLSVGSILGFVGMIMGVLQAELLPQVLGFNHPATWIITLLAGLSLGAAIGALHGMIIAFLNVPSFIVTLGGLLVWRGATWFVTSGRTVAPMDATFRLMGGGTEGSIGATASWIVGFLACLAIVASIINARKQRKRFGFPRRPVWAEYFLSGIGCALVLGAVAVVNSYPWPTNIARKYAEANGITWPEGGLFIAHGIAIPVLIAIVIGIVMTFIATRLRFGRYVFAIGGNPEAAELAGIKTRWVTVRIFALMGMLCAVAAAISTARLNAATNAQGELDELYTIAAAVIGGTSLAGGMGTIAGAMLGALVMQSLQSGMVLLGIDSPLQRIVVGVVLVTAVWLDTVYRARAK
- the iolG gene encoding inositol 2-dehydrogenase, with product MTVRFGLLGAGRIGKVHAKAVSGNPEAVLVAVADAFPAAADAIAKAYGCEVRTIEEIESAADIDAVVICTPTDTHADLIERFARAGKAIFCEKPIDLDVERVRACLKVVSDTKAKLMVGFNRRFDPHFMAVRKAIDDGRIGDVEMVTITSRDPGAPPVDYIKRSGGIFRDMTIHDFDMARFLLGEEPVTVTATAAVLVDKAIGEAGDYDSVSVILQTASGKQAIISNSRRATYGYDQRIEVHGSKGVVSAENQRPVSIEIATGEGYTRPPLHDFFMTRYTEAYANEIESFIAAIEKGAEITPSGKDGLAALALADAAVKSVAEKRQVSVA
- a CDS encoding bifunctional diguanylate cyclase/phosphodiesterase — encoded protein: MFSVIACIRNDHDWRLIAVAAIVCLAGSVATMLLLMRAQRSAGSQRRHWTIACAFASGVGIWSTHFIAMLAYDGGIPIAYDIRGTTLSVLVAISASWIAFTVALAGTFRYAFAVGGLLLGLGIAAMHFTGMRAVETQGQVTFDFASTVTAVIVGALIAGVALHMFRTLRGVRRLVVSTVLLVFAICAMHFKSMSGVSLVPDPSVAAADAFDPAWLAGGVIAASTTLILMAFGALFLDRHLTDLRGLVNASLEGMMIVRGDEIVDVNERFADLCGRTSTELAKRNLTELFVQDRERPAERRAFGGSCELELLHADGRRIPVEYVCRTIEYRGRECDVIFVRDLSQRKEAERTIEHLAHHDALTDLSNRSSFDRRMAQAIAVARARDEPLAVLCLDLDRFKAVNDIFGHCEGDRILRKVSDILRKACGEGDTIARLGGDEFAIIQPSAGQPEAARQLSERILRLFAEEMDTSRDPMAVGVSIGVAIYPADGMTADRLCNNADTALYRAKRSGKGVACFFDAEMDTAVRTRRQMENDLRHAVVRRQLFLEYQPLVDVRDDRVVGYEALLRWRHPDRGLVSPGVFIPIAEESGSIIQIGEWVLEQACLEAVRWNEPLAISVNISPVQFLLPNLFDQIEGILRRTGLEPRRLELEITEAALIHNRDDVLATLVRLRLLGVRIVMDDFGTGHSSLSNLQTFPFDKLKIDCSFTAALDKDPAAHAIIRAIIALGQSLNLPVVTEGVETERQKQIIVDEGCRQIQGFLSGRPGRAPSSSHSAQDRPKRIEA
- a CDS encoding LysR family transcriptional regulator, with amino-acid sequence MADELLDTGILRSGLKINHLRLILAIEDHRRISTAADSLGISQPAASRMLAEIEAIMKAPICERVARGVELTRYGEALARRARTIFLELREAAREINELKTGSGGSVSLGSVTGPALNLAVPAIRQVSTAYPGIEINVQIDNSNVLTRELLAARHDFVVGRIPDDLNPRLFNMVEIGFEEVCLIVREGHPLLDKPLVNAEDLPGYDWVFQPPGTLLRRAVEDSFVSAGVRLPATVINTSSIILTLSIVRNTNAIAPVALDVANLVAGNGTPAGDIRVLPTQFPIRIKPYGLITAEGRALPPSAKLLYDLILKQSRA
- a CDS encoding ROK family transcriptional regulator — encoded protein: MLTKSSTELVRQQNSTLVLAALRRKGSLSHTEIASETDLASATVSAITAELERAGIIARSEQHVQGGRGRPRVLFMPKRDCGHVIVVRISSDIVQYSLVDYGGTLLDRFEESRNHDLKGTAAFGRIFAAALERLLQRSRITKEEVLAISISSKGLVAADAARLIWSPVFGREELDFEELLRPDWRAKIMLSNETLLVAQALAVRPQKGREDFKALAAISLGHSIGLGLARKGRLGDLDVSAPNFGHMLHASSAGLCRCGSHGCIEAAAGFYGILRTAFEVPSDTIPAKFVPLSEMDKIAASARQGHRMAGYAFRQAGIALGNGISRLLSLYEPMAIFVTGPGTRYFDLLHKGMEEGLAQSLQVRLQGPPEIAVAADEQQLVFDGHLNRALSAIDADIAGGHG